acaaaacaaaacggaCAGCAGTTTCGAATCCAagtgaaatttgaaacaaaatgcttttccatcgaaacagaacagtgccgttTCGCACATCCCTACTGTTCTGGTGATGTAACTGCCTGCATTATTTCTGTAGACCCTTTTCCCTGAGCTGGACTCGGCTGCTGTTGGAGCTTGGTGTGTCATGTGGGAATCACCTGAATGCTGACTGATGTTTGTGTACCTGTTGGTGGCAGGATTCAGCCACTCCTGACACCACGTGCTATCTCATAGctcaggaagaggcagggagtcTTTTTGCTCTCAAAGGGGCTTTATTGCAACTTCTAACAAACAcacaaagatggctgacaacttCCGGTCAGAGTCAGCATGTCAGTCCTCAGGAAGGGAGTTAACCCTAACACTACAACTGtctccccaagtgccaccctGACCATTTTCCTctgctcaatctgctgctctgcttcctgcttcctaccctgtgctcctggcccaatctgctgctctgctttttgctacTTTCCCTATATGCCCTTGTTCTTCCTGCCCCTCTTCAGTCTGCCACATCACACACAAAGGCAGCCCATAccacaagttggccacccctgccttagtcCCTGTCTAGTGGCTGGGGGAGaaagcaacattttcaaaagtcatGAGTTATTTTAGGCTCCTTACTTTGGAAACCCTATATAGAGCAGCTTTTCAGAAAGGGTTGGGAAGCTACTTTCAGAAGCACAGGAGCACACTAGATGTCTCCATTTTGGCACTCATTGCCACTCatcatgtttaaaaatgtaaaggtGGCTGCTGTGAGGTGAAGGAGCTGGGCCAAGAGCCTGGTTGCTCAAGTGTGTAATATATGAGTGCCATACACAGCACTAGAACCTGAATATAATGAAATGCTTGCCCTCATCTGATTGTCTGTTCTCTGGGGTCTCAGCAGGCAGATGCATGTGGGCACCAACCAGACTATCACCACTGAGTTTGTCTTCCGACCCTTCTCCATCGTACCCACCATGCAGTGGCTCCTCTTCATGCTCTTCCTCCTACTCTACCTCACCATTATCACTGGCAACACATCTATCATCTGGGTGGTCCACACTGACCATGCCCTCCAgtcccccatgtatttcttcctggggAACCTGGCCTTGCTGGAGGTCTGCTACACCACCACAGTGGTGccccagatgctggccagcatccTAGATCCCCACACCACCATCTCCTTGACTGGCTGTGGGATTCAGATGTTTCTTTTTGTGGCACTAGGGAGTACTGACTGCTTCCTCCTGGCCATCATGGCATATGATCGATATGTGGCCATCTGCCACCCATTGCTCTACCCCCTTGTCATGACACGGAAGCTCTGTCTTCACTTGGTGATTATCGCACTGTCATTGGCCTTCCTGCTCTCACTGGAGCTGACAGCATTGATCTTTGCTATGTCCTTCTGCAAGCACCAGATCAACCACTTCCTGTGTGATGTGCCACCTATGCTGCGCCTGGCCTGTGCTGATGTCCACATCCACCAGACCGTCATGTTCAGTGTGGGTGTCATTGTCTTGACCATCCCCTTCCTCCTGATCTGCCTCTCCTATGTCTTCATTGTGGCTGCTGTACTGCGCATCCACTCGTCCCAAGGCCGTCACCaggccttctccacctgcagctcccacctgaCAGTGGTGCTGCTTCAAtatggctgctgcagcctggtctACTTGCGTCCCAAGTCCAGGTCTTCAGAAGAAGAGGATCGTCAGCTTGCTCTAATATACACCTTTGCCACCCCCATGCTCAACCCCttgatctacagcctgaggaacaaggacaTCAAGGGTGCTCTGCGAAGAGCAGTCAGACGGACCATCATTTCCCAGCCTCGCTGAAGGTCTCGGTTCCCAGGGATTGGGCAGTGGGCCTAGCCTGACCAACCTGTTTCTGGAAAACATCGTCTGTTCACCCTCTATCTACACTCTTCTGTCATATGCAAAACCAAACAGGGACTgtatgtcccccatgcctcccaccccagccttttTTGTCCAGGGGTCTGCTGAGTTAAGCATCTCACCTCTGTGCAGGATGCAAAGAAGCTCTGCGTTTTGATCCCTGTACCCCAGAAACTAGTGCACTTTGATTTCAAATTCTGTTCCACTCCAAGTGAGGCCATCCAAGGAGGGAACTGGGCAGACCACCCAAAAGTTGACATGTAGGAGATACATGGATCATGCTTAGGCCAGGACACTATGGTGATGatcatcagcagggcatagtgggtcgaGCACCCCTCCACAATagccagtgggcacatctgctTGTGGAATTAATGCTATATGGGTTTATTGTGCAGCAATTTACTGCTCAATAAACTAGCCctgggcaggcgtctacacatggagccatttgggagcagatttgctccctaTGGCAGTAGCCTACTCCAGGCCTCcttcagccctgctctgcccacctgcagctgccagggggagctggaggctctgacCACAGCTGCCTGTGTGCCAAGGGCACTCTTAAAACCAGCCCTGTATGCTACTCCCTGGCCATATGCTTTTCTGCCTAGAGCCTTTTGCAGCTGCTGACACAGCCCCCTCCAACTCTGttgccagagcctgtgcccaccaTGTGATAGCTGCTCTGCCCCCAGGCACCTGCAGTCATCCTGGGCTTTTCTTTGCTGCCCTGCTCACTGTGCTGCACTGCCATAGTGACTGCAAGCTGGTCCTggtcagtctcagccctgcctgccacTTTGTGTTGTGCGGCTGTGTGGCAAGGCTCAACACTGCATCTGGGGCCACCTGGTAATGATGACAGCCCCTGGGCCACTGCCTGGACCCAGCAGGAACACCAGTAATGTGCACATGGATGCCACTATGGGTGCCATCCATGAGCTCCTGGGGTTCCAGCCCCACAGCCTATGGACCTGCCCTACCAGCCAGGACTGatggctgcacattgtccagtGCACGTGGGATGATGAGCCGTGGCTGGACTCATTCTgaatgacctgggccaccttccaggagctttTTGACCATCTAGAGTGGCAGGAACCCACCATGTGCCCACCCCTCCcaacagacacctggctggccatCGCCCTGCTCAAACTGGTCACGCCTGCCAGCCTAAACTACATTGGACACCTTTTTGGCACAggcaaggccactgccagggaggcTATCCTGAGGGTGTGAAGTGCCCTCCAGGATGCTCTGAGGCACACCGTGCTTGGGGTGCACGACCCCCTGAAGGTGGTGGTGGAGTTCCACATCCAGgaattcccccagtgcatcagggccctggatgggacccacatcttTGTCTCCTGCCTTCCCCGTGGCAACCACCCTCTACAGTCACTGGGCTTTCATTCGATTGTGCTGCATGCTGTTGTCAGCCAACAGGGCACCTTCACCAACATCAGCTGCAGCTAGGCGGGCAGTGCCCACTATGCACATGTCTTatgcaactctgccctgcaaGCCCTGGTGGAGAGAGGGTGCttcatgccagggctgctggaccTCCAACTGAGTGAGGTgatggtcctgcccctcctcattggGATCCTATCTATCCGCTCCTCCTCTGGCTCATATGGCGCTACACTAACCAATTGGACCCCCTCCAGGCACACTTCAACTGGGCCAGACCTGCAtgctggtggagtgcaccttcagacTCCTGAAAGGATGCTGGCACTGTAGAGGGACCCAAGCCAAGTGGCCACACTGGGGTAGGGCCCAGGTGCCACATGCTCACCAGGTGTCTTATTCCCCTATTTTtgtatctcacctgccacaacttggtgtACCTATAAAGGATATCAGGAGATGGTACCTGATCATCTAAGGTTCATTGAGACTGGTGTGGGTCATGGTGTCCAAGactcttctgtggggctccacctctgcTATATCCCACCCCCTTTTTACTCAGGTGTTCTGTTGGTGATCAAAGTAGGCACCTGGTCTTCCTAGGCATCTGGCTTCATTTGTTAGGTAGAAGGGTCCATGAAGGAAGGAAACGGAGCAGCCCAGGGTCAGCATGAATTGGCTGAGCCCAGGAGCCTTGGTAAAGTTCTGTGGTCAGTGGCATCCTGTTCACGTATGAAAATGAATAAATTAGTACAACTTAAATAATGGTATCCAAGTCTGCTTCAGGCCTCGCCGTGGCCTAGCAGTATACCTCAGCTGCCTTTCTCCAGGCAGTTGGGGCTCTTTGGGGTTTGCCTCCTGATATGAGCCCGGTACAAGTGGGCTGGCCTGCTCCAGGCCAAGTCCTTCAAGTAATTGGGGGACACGGGTATTATGAACCCCCATGTAACTCCTAAAGGTACCGACCTCCAGCGACTGCATGACAGTCAGGGTCCCGTGGGCAAAGCTGGTATCGAGCTGATCCTGGATCACAGGTCCTTGGCTCTGGTATAGAGTTGTGGCatgggccagtgcctgccccagtttTCCTCCTCTTCTAGGGCTGGTGCTGCCTTATGCAGGTAGTTCCAGGTTGGCCGAGGCCAACCCGCATCCCTGCTTGCCCCAACATGTCTTGCAGCCACTGCCAGTTGTTGAGAGCCCCAGAGGGGCTTATCAACTTCTGCACCTGTGGCTTCCAGGCCCTAGGTGGCTCTGGCTGTGCCGGCCACTTGTCCTCTTCTtgggctgggccctgggcccctgtggagcccagcttctggctctcACTCCAGCTGAAGGTAAGGGCCCATGGAGAGcatgctccctgctggctgcctgtcccaccctgggagcAGGAGCACCGTGTCAGCCCACGGCTCACTGCTTCCACTCAAGGCTGGGCAGGAGTCTGTCACCTGTGGAGCACACAGATGGTTGTCACTCTGGTAAGTGTGG
This genomic window from Alligator mississippiensis isolate rAllMis1 chromosome 2, rAllMis1, whole genome shotgun sequence contains:
- the LOC102559763 gene encoding olfactory receptor 10Q1; its protein translation is MHVGTNQTITTEFVFRPFSIVPTMQWLLFMLFLLLYLTIITGNTSIIWVVHTDHALQSPMYFFLGNLALLEVCYTTTVVPQMLASILDPHTTISLTGCGIQMFLFVALGSTDCFLLAIMAYDRYVAICHPLLYPLVMTRKLCLHLVIIALSLAFLLSLELTALIFAMSFCKHQINHFLCDVPPMLRLACADVHIHQTVMFSVGVIVLTIPFLLICLSYVFIVAAVLRIHSSQGRHQAFSTCSSHLTVVLLQYGCCSLVYLRPKSRSSEEEDRQLALIYTFATPMLNPLIYSLRNKDIKGALRRAVRRTIISQPR